The DNA window TTCATAGGATAGACTACCACCACCGCCCCATCGGGCCACGGCCACGGCCATGCAAACCACGCCCGCCAAAATCACAAACGCCGTCGCCGTCGGTGTCGCCAAAACCGGGGCAGTCGCCGCCCCAGCCTCTCGCTCCGCCCGGCGACCATGATTCGCTTAAACGAGCGGTCAGGTTGGCCTTCATTGCGGCCAGCATCGTGTCAACCTGCTCTTGGGTCATTACCTCATTGGCCACCAGCGAGGCCACCCGTTCGGCGTGGGGGGCCAGCAAAACCTCCACCAGCTTGTCCAGGCTCACGTCTTTTTCCTGGGCCAGGTCGGCAATGGTTTTACCGGCTTGTAACTCGGCGGTCAACTCGGCGGGGGTCATCTTCAACTGTTCGGCGGTTATGGTGATCAGCGAGTTAGCCGAACCACCCCAGCGAAGGCCGCCGCCCATCATGGAGCCAAAACCGCCACGCCCTCTGCTGCCCCCCATCATGGGGCCTTGCGACCAGGGGCCGCGCCCGTAATGGGGCATGCGCCCCATTGGACCGCTATAATTTGGCCCCATCATCGGGCCGGGCATAACCGCAGGCATATCAAAGGCGGAGCGGGCGGCGTAAGCCGGGGAATAGCCCCAGGCCACTCTCTGGATCAGGGTGACCGCCATTGCCCCCAGGGTTAGCCCAAGCACCAGGGCCGCGGCAATAACGCCAACAATAATCCATTTGTTTTTTGTATTCATTTTACCTCCATACGTTATACTTGGTAAGTTATTTTTCCGGCCGGGTCATCTAACGACCAAGGACCATTGACCAACGACCAATTTTGGTCGTTGGTCGTTCGTCGTTGGTCAATGGTCGGTGTTTATTGACCGACCTTACAGATTCAGTATAACGCATAAATGTGGAGAAGTTGTGGAGAAAATGGGGAAGATACAGGGTCTGTTCTACTTTTTAGGCCATGGGTAGGGACAGGACATTGTCCTGTCCCTACTTCTGTTAAAGCGAGGCAATTTCAATATAGGGGACGCGCCCATCCAACTCTTGGTACCACTTTTGATCCTCCTCCCAACACACGGTATATCCCCGGCTGGGGTAGGGAATATGCCAATAGCGTTTGGCTACGGCCAGCAGGGGGTCGGTTTCGGCCAGGCCCAGCATGAGATAGGCCAGACCGCGCCGGCCCGCCAGGTTGTAGACGTGGCGCAGCAGCAGGTCAAACACTGCAAGGTTGTTGTGGGCAACGCAAATAAAACTGGCGTAGGCCAACCTGATCTGTTGGCCCGGCGGCGGCAGAGGCTGCGCCCCCATCAGGCGCAGGCCAAGATTGTAGAGGGGCCTGAACCGACCCATCGCGCCGCTGTATGATTGCACCACCGACTGTTTGTAACCCGACTGATCCCACAACCCCAGCACGCCCGCCAAATTTCCCCGGTGCCGCGCCAGAATGAAATCCTCAATTTGGAAATCCCGCGTGAGCGGGCTGCCGCCAAAATCGGCCGGGGTGTAGGCCGGAAAAAACTGTTTGGCCGCGCCGTGCTGCCGGAGAAAGGCGATGATTTCGCCCAAATCCTCCTTTGCGCCGCGCGAGATTTGGTAAGGCGAAACCGGGATGGCTGGGGGCCGTTTCAAAATAAGGGCCAGATTCCACAACCGGCATACCTCTTGAAAGATGGGATAGCCCCGCCGGGCGCGGTTGACCAGGATGCCGGTGGCCTGTTTGTTCCCGGTAATGATGGCGGCCAGGTAGCCGGTCACGCGCCCGTCGGCGTGCAGTTGGCGCAGGTAGCGGACGCCCTGGGGCACCAGCCAGCGCCCCTGGAATTTGGGATCAATTCGCAGTTGGCTCAAATAGCCCACTTCCTGGCTTTGCCCGTTGACAAACAAGGGCCGGGCGGCCCGGCTGACCACGCCGGCCAGCTCGCCGCCGGGTTGGTGCCGGGCCACAACCGTCTGGTAAAAATGGCCCATGGTGCCGCAGCCCAGAAAATAATCCGGCTCCCGTTCGTTGGTCACGGTGATTGAGCCGGGCATAGGGTTGGTGGCCAGCAACCGCCGGAGGTCGGCCTCATCAGCAGGCGTGGCCAGTTCTAGCTTGAATTCCATCATCTATTGCAAGCCAAACCTTAACCCGTGCTTCCGATACATCTCCCGGCGAAACAGCGGGGCGTAAGTAAGATACGCGCTCAGGCGATACAAAGTGCGCATGTTGGTTTTAAGATCAAAGGCCCGGCGCAGGATAGAAATGGGGCTGTTAAAAACGGCCCGGGCGCGGAAACCGGCCTCGGTCAGCTCGTCGGCAGACATAAACTTGGGCCGAAACGCAGCATAGTTAAACCGATAGGCCGGGTGCAGCCACCACTTTTCATTGTACAACAACCGGCCCTCGGTTTTGAGTTGTTGGTACAATGGCGTGCAGGGATAGGGCATCAACACGTTAAAGGCGGCAAAGGCAAATTTATTTTCTACGGCAAATTCCACGGTGCGCTCAATTGATCCCGGCGTATCGTGGTCGTGGCCAATGGTGAAGGCGGCCCAGGTTTGCAGGCCGTAATCCCGCAAAATTTCTAATTGCGGCCGGTAGTTCTGAAATTGACCGGCCAGATTGGGCACCTTTTTCATAGTCGCCAGGCTATGCGGATTGATGGACTCAAAACCAATAACGTGGCCCAAACAGCCGCTTTTGACCATCAAGTCCATTAACGCGCGGTCTTCGGTCATGTCAATACTGGCCTGGGAAACCCAGCGGACGTTGAGCGGTATCAAGGCCCGGCACAACTGTTTGGCCGCGGCGCGATTGGCCAGCATATTGTCGTCTACAAAAAACAGCAATTTGCGCTCTTGCCGTTCAATCTCGCGGATAACCTCAGACACGGGGCGGCAGTAGTGGGCCTGGTTAAAATAGACGCTAACGGCGCAAAAGGTGCAA is part of the Anaerolineae bacterium genome and encodes:
- a CDS encoding B12-binding domain-containing radical SAM protein, whose protein sequence is MKLTLIKPNIGRMEHSLYVDEARMEPLPLGVLAGLTPPNVEVVLYDDRMESIPYDEPTDLVGLTVETFTARRAYEISAEYRRRGVPVVMGSIHATLLPAEVACHADAIYLGDAELLWPQLIEDARRGRLQPVYHSRGGPAQAGGVLPRRDIFRGKGYLPLTLLQFSRGCRFDCTFCAVSVYFNQAHYCRPVSEVIREIERQERKLLFFVDDNMLANRAAAKQLCRALIPLNVRWVSQASIDMTEDRALMDLMVKSGCLGHVIGFESINPHSLATMKKVPNLAGQFQNYRPQLEILRDYGLQTWAAFTIGHDHDTPGSIERTVEFAVENKFAFAAFNVLMPYPCTPLYQQLKTEGRLLYNEKWWLHPAYRFNYAAFRPKFMSADELTEAGFRARAVFNSPISILRRAFDLKTNMRTLYRLSAYLTYAPLFRREMYRKHGLRFGLQ